The Erythrolamprus reginae isolate rEryReg1 chromosome 5, rEryReg1.hap1, whole genome shotgun sequence genome window below encodes:
- the C5H3orf80 gene encoding uncharacterized membrane protein C3orf80 homolog, protein MTGGSFPPGLLALGALLLWQPCQGSCSAQKCGAQESCCSYGNATHAETKCCKLPFHTFLDNVGWFVRKLSGLLILLVLFAIGYFLQRIICPSPRRHGRRRRRPGHRGEEEDEEEEEEADYDDDDDAGERDSLSRVTPLNGTAATSQDSLLDSRGREASLPPPLLHVVSPVFLQLPSYEEVKYLPTYEESMRPQQPLVLPVTSLAAGTGRSPAEPDRWTRGS, encoded by the coding sequence aTGACGGGCGGCAGCTTCCCCCCGGGGCTGCTGGCGCTGGGCGCCCTTTTGCTGTGGCAGCCTTGCCAAGGCAGCTGCAGCGCGCAGAAATGCGGCGCGCAGGAGAGCTGCTGCAGCTACGGCAACGCCACCCACGCGGAGACCAAGTGCTGCAAGCTGCCTTTCCACACGTTCCTGGACAACGTGGGTTGGTTCGTGCGGAAGCTCTCCGGGCTGCTCATTTTGCTGGTGCTCTTCGCCATCGGGTATTTTCTGCAGCGGATCATCTGCCCCAGCCCCCGCAGGCACGGCAGGCGACGCCGGCGCCCGGGACACCGAGGcgaggaggaagacgaggaggaggaagaggaggcggatTACGACGACGACGATGACGCGGGAGAGCGGGACTCGCTTTCCCGCGTCACCCCGCTGAATGGGACGGCCGCCACCTCGCAGGACTCGCTGCTGGACAGCCGGGGCCGGGAAGCGTCCCTGCCGCCCCCTCTGCTGCACGTCGTTTCCCCCGTCTTTTTGCAGCTGCCCAGCTACGAAGAAGTGAAATATTTGCCCACTTACGAGGAATCCATGAGGCCTCAGCAACCTCTGGTCCTGCCCGTCACTAGCCTGGCCGCCGGGACGGGCAGAAGCCCTGCGGAGCCGGATCGTTGGACCAGAGGCAGCTGA